The proteins below come from a single Ictidomys tridecemlineatus isolate mIctTri1 chromosome 8, mIctTri1.hap1, whole genome shotgun sequence genomic window:
- the Atat1 gene encoding alpha-tubulin N-acetyltransferase 1 isoform X9 gives MEFPFDVDALLPERITVLDQHLRPPARRPGTTTPARVDLQQQIMTIVDELGKASAKAQNLPAPITSASRMQSNRHVIYVLKDTSARPAGKGAIIGFLKVGYKKLFVLDDREAHNEVEPLCILDFYIHESVQRHGHGRELFQHMLQKERVEPHQLAIDRPSQKLLKFLNKHYNLETTVPQVNNFVIFEGFFAHQHRPPAPSLRATRHSRAAAADPTPAAPARKLPPKRAEGDIKPYSSSDREFLKVAVEPPWPLNRAPRRATPPAHPPPRSSSLGNSPERGPLRPFVPEQELLRSLRLCPPHPTARLLLATDPGGSPAQRRRTSSLPRSDESRY, from the exons ATGGAGTTCCCGTTCGATGTGGACGCGCTGCTCCCGGAGCGGATCACGGTGCTGGACCAGCACCTGCGGCCTCCGGCCCGCCGACCCGGAACCACAACGCCGGCCCG TGTTGATCTGCAGCAGCAAATTATGACCATTGTAGATGAATTGGGCAAGGCATCTGCCAAG GCCCAGAATCTTCCTGCTCCTATTACTAGTGCATCAAGGATGCAGAGTAATCGCCATGTTATTTATGTGCTCAAAGACACATCAGCCCGACC GGCTGGGAAAGGAGCCATTATTGGTTTTCTCAAAGTTGGATATAAGAAGCTCTTTGTACTG GATGATCGAGAGGCTCACAATGAGGTAGAACCACTCTGCATCCTGGACTTCTACATTCACGAGTCAGTGCAACGTCATGGCCATGGACGAGAACTCTTCCAGCATATGTTGCAG AAGGAGCGAGTTGAACCACACCAACTGGCCATTGACCGACCTTCACAGAAGCTGTTGAAGTTCCTGAATAAGCACTACAACCTGGAGACTACTGTACCACAG GTGAACAACTTTGTGATCTTTGAAGGCTTCTTTGCCCATCAGCATC GGCCCCCTGCTCCCTCTCTGAGGGCAACTCGACATTCTCGTGCTGCTGCAGCTGATCCCACGCCTGCTG CTCCAGCAAGGAAGCTGCCACCCAAGAGAGCAGAGGGAGATATTAAGCCATATTCCTCTAGTGACCGAGAAT TTCTGAAGGTAGCTGTGGAGCCTCCTTGGCCTCTAAACAGGGCCCCTCGACGCGCCACACCTCCAGCTCACCCACCACCCCGCTCCAGCAGCTTAGGAAACTCGCCAGAACGGGGCCCTCTCCGCCCCTTTGTGCCAGAGCAGGAACTACTACGTTCCCTGCGCCTCTGCCCACCCCATCCTACTGCTCGTCTTCTGCTGGCCACCGACCCTGGGGGCAGCCCAGCACAGCGTCGCCGCACCAG CTCCCTTCCCCGCTCTGATGAGAGTCGATACTGA
- the Atat1 gene encoding alpha-tubulin N-acetyltransferase 1 isoform X3, with the protein MEFPFDVDALLPERITVLDQHLRPPARRPGTTTPARVDLQQQIMTIVDELGKASAKAQNLPAPITSASRMQSNRHVIYVLKDTSARPAGKGAIIGFLKVGYKKLFVLDDREAHNEVEPLCILDFYIHESVQRHGHGRELFQHMLQKERVEPHQLAIDRPSQKLLKFLNKHYNLETTVPQVNNFVIFEGFFAHQHPPARKLPPKRAEGDIKPYSSSDREFLKVAVEPPWPLNRAPRRATPPAHPPPRSSSLGNSPERGPLRPFVPEQELLRSLRLCPPHPTARLLLATDPGGSPAQRRRTRGTPPGLVAQSCCYSRHGGPNSSSPNTGLPVRSRSCHKMGLGRNPHTQFLNRPKLHHPSPGQWVGTCSTPGSFETCRNVAAPGLGDHSPFSHFQSQYYFFLITGDSQSSALLMDVFIHSFIQQAFLSAPDHLYLIFNQSNKSIYFYK; encoded by the exons ATGGAGTTCCCGTTCGATGTGGACGCGCTGCTCCCGGAGCGGATCACGGTGCTGGACCAGCACCTGCGGCCTCCGGCCCGCCGACCCGGAACCACAACGCCGGCCCG TGTTGATCTGCAGCAGCAAATTATGACCATTGTAGATGAATTGGGCAAGGCATCTGCCAAG GCCCAGAATCTTCCTGCTCCTATTACTAGTGCATCAAGGATGCAGAGTAATCGCCATGTTATTTATGTGCTCAAAGACACATCAGCCCGACC GGCTGGGAAAGGAGCCATTATTGGTTTTCTCAAAGTTGGATATAAGAAGCTCTTTGTACTG GATGATCGAGAGGCTCACAATGAGGTAGAACCACTCTGCATCCTGGACTTCTACATTCACGAGTCAGTGCAACGTCATGGCCATGGACGAGAACTCTTCCAGCATATGTTGCAG AAGGAGCGAGTTGAACCACACCAACTGGCCATTGACCGACCTTCACAGAAGCTGTTGAAGTTCCTGAATAAGCACTACAACCTGGAGACTACTGTACCACAG GTGAACAACTTTGTGATCTTTGAAGGCTTCTTTGCCCATCAGCATC CTCCAGCAAGGAAGCTGCCACCCAAGAGAGCAGAGGGAGATATTAAGCCATATTCCTCTAGTGACCGAGAAT TTCTGAAGGTAGCTGTGGAGCCTCCTTGGCCTCTAAACAGGGCCCCTCGACGCGCCACACCTCCAGCTCACCCACCACCCCGCTCCAGCAGCTTAGGAAACTCGCCAGAACGGGGCCCTCTCCGCCCCTTTGTGCCAGAGCAGGAACTACTACGTTCCCTGCGCCTCTGCCCACCCCATCCTACTGCTCGTCTTCTGCTGGCCACCGACCCTGGGGGCAGCCCAGCACAGCGTCGCCGCACCAG GGGGACTCCCCCAGGGCTGGTAGCCCAAAGCTGCTGCTACAGCCGCCATGGGGGGCCTAATTCCTCATCCCCCAATACAG GTCTGCCAGTGAGGAGCAGGTCTTGTCACAAGATGGGTCTGGGGAGGAACCCACACACACAGTTCCTCAACAGGCCCAAGCTCCACCATCCCAGTCCTGGACAGTGGGTGGGGACATGTTCAACGCCAGGTTCATTCGAAACCTGCAGGAACGTCGCAGCACCAGGCCTTGGTGACCACAGCCCTTTTTCACACTTTCAAAGTCAgtattatttcttcctcattACAGGAGACAGCCAGAGCTCAGCCCTCTTAATGgatgttttcattcattcattcattcaacaggcTTTCCTATCAGCTCCAGATCATTTGTATCTTATTTTTAACCAAAgtaataaaagtatttatttttataaataa
- the Atat1 gene encoding alpha-tubulin N-acetyltransferase 1 isoform X1, producing the protein MEFPFDVDALLPERITVLDQHLRPPARRPGTTTPARVDLQQQIMTIVDELGKASAKAQNLPAPITSASRMQSNRHVIYVLKDTSARPAGKGAIIGFLKVGYKKLFVLDDREAHNEVEPLCILDFYIHESVQRHGHGRELFQHMLQKERVEPHQLAIDRPSQKLLKFLNKHYNLETTVPQVNNFVIFEGFFAHQHRPPAPSLRATRHSRAAAADPTPAAPARKLPPKRAEGDIKPYSSSDREFLKVAVEPPWPLNRAPRRATPPAHPPPRSSSLGNSPERGPLRPFVPEQELLRSLRLCPPHPTARLLLATDPGGSPAQRRRTRGTPPGLVAQSCCYSRHGGPNSSSPNTGLPVRSRSCHKMGLGRNPHTQFLNRPKLHHPSPGQWVGTCSTPGSFETCRNVAAPGLGDHSPFSHFQSQYYFFLITGDSQSSALLMDVFIHSFIQQAFLSAPDHLYLIFNQSNKSIYFYK; encoded by the exons ATGGAGTTCCCGTTCGATGTGGACGCGCTGCTCCCGGAGCGGATCACGGTGCTGGACCAGCACCTGCGGCCTCCGGCCCGCCGACCCGGAACCACAACGCCGGCCCG TGTTGATCTGCAGCAGCAAATTATGACCATTGTAGATGAATTGGGCAAGGCATCTGCCAAG GCCCAGAATCTTCCTGCTCCTATTACTAGTGCATCAAGGATGCAGAGTAATCGCCATGTTATTTATGTGCTCAAAGACACATCAGCCCGACC GGCTGGGAAAGGAGCCATTATTGGTTTTCTCAAAGTTGGATATAAGAAGCTCTTTGTACTG GATGATCGAGAGGCTCACAATGAGGTAGAACCACTCTGCATCCTGGACTTCTACATTCACGAGTCAGTGCAACGTCATGGCCATGGACGAGAACTCTTCCAGCATATGTTGCAG AAGGAGCGAGTTGAACCACACCAACTGGCCATTGACCGACCTTCACAGAAGCTGTTGAAGTTCCTGAATAAGCACTACAACCTGGAGACTACTGTACCACAG GTGAACAACTTTGTGATCTTTGAAGGCTTCTTTGCCCATCAGCATC GGCCCCCTGCTCCCTCTCTGAGGGCAACTCGACATTCTCGTGCTGCTGCAGCTGATCCCACGCCTGCTG CTCCAGCAAGGAAGCTGCCACCCAAGAGAGCAGAGGGAGATATTAAGCCATATTCCTCTAGTGACCGAGAAT TTCTGAAGGTAGCTGTGGAGCCTCCTTGGCCTCTAAACAGGGCCCCTCGACGCGCCACACCTCCAGCTCACCCACCACCCCGCTCCAGCAGCTTAGGAAACTCGCCAGAACGGGGCCCTCTCCGCCCCTTTGTGCCAGAGCAGGAACTACTACGTTCCCTGCGCCTCTGCCCACCCCATCCTACTGCTCGTCTTCTGCTGGCCACCGACCCTGGGGGCAGCCCAGCACAGCGTCGCCGCACCAG GGGGACTCCCCCAGGGCTGGTAGCCCAAAGCTGCTGCTACAGCCGCCATGGGGGGCCTAATTCCTCATCCCCCAATACAG GTCTGCCAGTGAGGAGCAGGTCTTGTCACAAGATGGGTCTGGGGAGGAACCCACACACACAGTTCCTCAACAGGCCCAAGCTCCACCATCCCAGTCCTGGACAGTGGGTGGGGACATGTTCAACGCCAGGTTCATTCGAAACCTGCAGGAACGTCGCAGCACCAGGCCTTGGTGACCACAGCCCTTTTTCACACTTTCAAAGTCAgtattatttcttcctcattACAGGAGACAGCCAGAGCTCAGCCCTCTTAATGgatgttttcattcattcattcattcaacaggcTTTCCTATCAGCTCCAGATCATTTGTATCTTATTTTTAACCAAAgtaataaaagtatttatttttataaataa
- the Atat1 gene encoding alpha-tubulin N-acetyltransferase 1 isoform X5, producing the protein MEFPFDVDALLPERITVLDQHLRPPARRPGTTTPARVDLQQQIMTIVDELGKASAKAQNLPAPITSASRMQSNRHVIYVLKDTSARPAGKGAIIGFLKVGYKKLFVLDDREAHNEVEPLCILDFYIHESVQRHGHGRELFQHMLQKERVEPHQLAIDRPSQKLLKFLNKHYNLETTVPQVNNFVIFEGFFAHQHRPPAPSLRATRHSRAAAADPTPAAPARKLPPKRAEGDIKPYSSSDREFLKVAVEPPWPLNRAPRRATPPAHPPPRSSSLGNSPERGPLRPFVPEQELLRSLRLCPPHPTARLLLATDPGGSPAQRRRTRGTPPGLVAQSCCYSRHGGPNSSSPNTGKQELKYAEQETEIRSASEEQVLSQDGSGEEPTHTVPQQAQAPPSQSWTVGGDMFNARFIRNLQERRSTRPW; encoded by the exons ATGGAGTTCCCGTTCGATGTGGACGCGCTGCTCCCGGAGCGGATCACGGTGCTGGACCAGCACCTGCGGCCTCCGGCCCGCCGACCCGGAACCACAACGCCGGCCCG TGTTGATCTGCAGCAGCAAATTATGACCATTGTAGATGAATTGGGCAAGGCATCTGCCAAG GCCCAGAATCTTCCTGCTCCTATTACTAGTGCATCAAGGATGCAGAGTAATCGCCATGTTATTTATGTGCTCAAAGACACATCAGCCCGACC GGCTGGGAAAGGAGCCATTATTGGTTTTCTCAAAGTTGGATATAAGAAGCTCTTTGTACTG GATGATCGAGAGGCTCACAATGAGGTAGAACCACTCTGCATCCTGGACTTCTACATTCACGAGTCAGTGCAACGTCATGGCCATGGACGAGAACTCTTCCAGCATATGTTGCAG AAGGAGCGAGTTGAACCACACCAACTGGCCATTGACCGACCTTCACAGAAGCTGTTGAAGTTCCTGAATAAGCACTACAACCTGGAGACTACTGTACCACAG GTGAACAACTTTGTGATCTTTGAAGGCTTCTTTGCCCATCAGCATC GGCCCCCTGCTCCCTCTCTGAGGGCAACTCGACATTCTCGTGCTGCTGCAGCTGATCCCACGCCTGCTG CTCCAGCAAGGAAGCTGCCACCCAAGAGAGCAGAGGGAGATATTAAGCCATATTCCTCTAGTGACCGAGAAT TTCTGAAGGTAGCTGTGGAGCCTCCTTGGCCTCTAAACAGGGCCCCTCGACGCGCCACACCTCCAGCTCACCCACCACCCCGCTCCAGCAGCTTAGGAAACTCGCCAGAACGGGGCCCTCTCCGCCCCTTTGTGCCAGAGCAGGAACTACTACGTTCCCTGCGCCTCTGCCCACCCCATCCTACTGCTCGTCTTCTGCTGGCCACCGACCCTGGGGGCAGCCCAGCACAGCGTCGCCGCACCAG GGGGACTCCCCCAGGGCTGGTAGCCCAAAGCTGCTGCTACAGCCGCCATGGGGGGCCTAATTCCTCATCCCCCAATACAG GCAAACAAGAATTGAAGTATGCAGAACAGGAAACAGAGATTAG GTCTGCCAGTGAGGAGCAGGTCTTGTCACAAGATGGGTCTGGGGAGGAACCCACACACACAGTTCCTCAACAGGCCCAAGCTCCACCATCCCAGTCCTGGACAGTGGGTGGGGACATGTTCAACGCCAGGTTCATTCGAAACCTGCAGGAACGTCGCAGCACCAGGCCTTGGTGA
- the Atat1 gene encoding alpha-tubulin N-acetyltransferase 1 isoform X2: MSGPILWVTFDSQPNGVDLQQQIMTIVDELGKASAKAQNLPAPITSASRMQSNRHVIYVLKDTSARPAGKGAIIGFLKVGYKKLFVLDDREAHNEVEPLCILDFYIHESVQRHGHGRELFQHMLQKERVEPHQLAIDRPSQKLLKFLNKHYNLETTVPQVNNFVIFEGFFAHQHRPPAPSLRATRHSRAAAADPTPAAPARKLPPKRAEGDIKPYSSSDREFLKVAVEPPWPLNRAPRRATPPAHPPPRSSSLGNSPERGPLRPFVPEQELLRSLRLCPPHPTARLLLATDPGGSPAQRRRTRGTPPGLVAQSCCYSRHGGPNSSSPNTGLPVRSRSCHKMGLGRNPHTQFLNRPKLHHPSPGQWVGTCSTPGSFETCRNVAAPGLGDHSPFSHFQSQYYFFLITGDSQSSALLMDVFIHSFIQQAFLSAPDHLYLIFNQSNKSIYFYK, translated from the exons ATGTCCGGGCCCATCCTTTGGGTGACCTTTGACTCGCAACCTAATGG TGTTGATCTGCAGCAGCAAATTATGACCATTGTAGATGAATTGGGCAAGGCATCTGCCAAG GCCCAGAATCTTCCTGCTCCTATTACTAGTGCATCAAGGATGCAGAGTAATCGCCATGTTATTTATGTGCTCAAAGACACATCAGCCCGACC GGCTGGGAAAGGAGCCATTATTGGTTTTCTCAAAGTTGGATATAAGAAGCTCTTTGTACTG GATGATCGAGAGGCTCACAATGAGGTAGAACCACTCTGCATCCTGGACTTCTACATTCACGAGTCAGTGCAACGTCATGGCCATGGACGAGAACTCTTCCAGCATATGTTGCAG AAGGAGCGAGTTGAACCACACCAACTGGCCATTGACCGACCTTCACAGAAGCTGTTGAAGTTCCTGAATAAGCACTACAACCTGGAGACTACTGTACCACAG GTGAACAACTTTGTGATCTTTGAAGGCTTCTTTGCCCATCAGCATC GGCCCCCTGCTCCCTCTCTGAGGGCAACTCGACATTCTCGTGCTGCTGCAGCTGATCCCACGCCTGCTG CTCCAGCAAGGAAGCTGCCACCCAAGAGAGCAGAGGGAGATATTAAGCCATATTCCTCTAGTGACCGAGAAT TTCTGAAGGTAGCTGTGGAGCCTCCTTGGCCTCTAAACAGGGCCCCTCGACGCGCCACACCTCCAGCTCACCCACCACCCCGCTCCAGCAGCTTAGGAAACTCGCCAGAACGGGGCCCTCTCCGCCCCTTTGTGCCAGAGCAGGAACTACTACGTTCCCTGCGCCTCTGCCCACCCCATCCTACTGCTCGTCTTCTGCTGGCCACCGACCCTGGGGGCAGCCCAGCACAGCGTCGCCGCACCAG GGGGACTCCCCCAGGGCTGGTAGCCCAAAGCTGCTGCTACAGCCGCCATGGGGGGCCTAATTCCTCATCCCCCAATACAG GTCTGCCAGTGAGGAGCAGGTCTTGTCACAAGATGGGTCTGGGGAGGAACCCACACACACAGTTCCTCAACAGGCCCAAGCTCCACCATCCCAGTCCTGGACAGTGGGTGGGGACATGTTCAACGCCAGGTTCATTCGAAACCTGCAGGAACGTCGCAGCACCAGGCCTTGGTGACCACAGCCCTTTTTCACACTTTCAAAGTCAgtattatttcttcctcattACAGGAGACAGCCAGAGCTCAGCCCTCTTAATGgatgttttcattcattcattcattcaacaggcTTTCCTATCAGCTCCAGATCATTTGTATCTTATTTTTAACCAAAgtaataaaagtatttatttttataaataa
- the Atat1 gene encoding alpha-tubulin N-acetyltransferase 1 isoform X4: MTIVDELGKASAKAQNLPAPITSASRMQSNRHVIYVLKDTSARPAGKGAIIGFLKVGYKKLFVLDDREAHNEVEPLCILDFYIHESVQRHGHGRELFQHMLQKERVEPHQLAIDRPSQKLLKFLNKHYNLETTVPQVNNFVIFEGFFAHQHRPPAPSLRATRHSRAAAADPTPAAPARKLPPKRAEGDIKPYSSSDREFLKVAVEPPWPLNRAPRRATPPAHPPPRSSSLGNSPERGPLRPFVPEQELLRSLRLCPPHPTARLLLATDPGGSPAQRRRTRGTPPGLVAQSCCYSRHGGPNSSSPNTGLPVRSRSCHKMGLGRNPHTQFLNRPKLHHPSPGQWVGTCSTPGSFETCRNVAAPGLGDHSPFSHFQSQYYFFLITGDSQSSALLMDVFIHSFIQQAFLSAPDHLYLIFNQSNKSIYFYK; encoded by the exons ATGACCATTGTAGATGAATTGGGCAAGGCATCTGCCAAG GCCCAGAATCTTCCTGCTCCTATTACTAGTGCATCAAGGATGCAGAGTAATCGCCATGTTATTTATGTGCTCAAAGACACATCAGCCCGACC GGCTGGGAAAGGAGCCATTATTGGTTTTCTCAAAGTTGGATATAAGAAGCTCTTTGTACTG GATGATCGAGAGGCTCACAATGAGGTAGAACCACTCTGCATCCTGGACTTCTACATTCACGAGTCAGTGCAACGTCATGGCCATGGACGAGAACTCTTCCAGCATATGTTGCAG AAGGAGCGAGTTGAACCACACCAACTGGCCATTGACCGACCTTCACAGAAGCTGTTGAAGTTCCTGAATAAGCACTACAACCTGGAGACTACTGTACCACAG GTGAACAACTTTGTGATCTTTGAAGGCTTCTTTGCCCATCAGCATC GGCCCCCTGCTCCCTCTCTGAGGGCAACTCGACATTCTCGTGCTGCTGCAGCTGATCCCACGCCTGCTG CTCCAGCAAGGAAGCTGCCACCCAAGAGAGCAGAGGGAGATATTAAGCCATATTCCTCTAGTGACCGAGAAT TTCTGAAGGTAGCTGTGGAGCCTCCTTGGCCTCTAAACAGGGCCCCTCGACGCGCCACACCTCCAGCTCACCCACCACCCCGCTCCAGCAGCTTAGGAAACTCGCCAGAACGGGGCCCTCTCCGCCCCTTTGTGCCAGAGCAGGAACTACTACGTTCCCTGCGCCTCTGCCCACCCCATCCTACTGCTCGTCTTCTGCTGGCCACCGACCCTGGGGGCAGCCCAGCACAGCGTCGCCGCACCAG GGGGACTCCCCCAGGGCTGGTAGCCCAAAGCTGCTGCTACAGCCGCCATGGGGGGCCTAATTCCTCATCCCCCAATACAG GTCTGCCAGTGAGGAGCAGGTCTTGTCACAAGATGGGTCTGGGGAGGAACCCACACACACAGTTCCTCAACAGGCCCAAGCTCCACCATCCCAGTCCTGGACAGTGGGTGGGGACATGTTCAACGCCAGGTTCATTCGAAACCTGCAGGAACGTCGCAGCACCAGGCCTTGGTGACCACAGCCCTTTTTCACACTTTCAAAGTCAgtattatttcttcctcattACAGGAGACAGCCAGAGCTCAGCCCTCTTAATGgatgttttcattcattcattcattcaacaggcTTTCCTATCAGCTCCAGATCATTTGTATCTTATTTTTAACCAAAgtaataaaagtatttatttttataaataa
- the Atat1 gene encoding alpha-tubulin N-acetyltransferase 1 isoform X7, translating into MEFPFDVDALLPERITVLDQHLRPPARRPGTTTPARVDLQQQIMTIVDELGKASAKAQNLPAPITSASRMQSNRHVIYVLKDTSARPAGKGAIIGFLKVGYKKLFVLDDREAHNEVEPLCILDFYIHESVQRHGHGRELFQHMLQKERVEPHQLAIDRPSQKLLKFLNKHYNLETTVPQVNNFVIFEGFFAHQHPPARKLPPKRAEGDIKPYSSSDREFLKVAVEPPWPLNRAPRRATPPAHPPPRSSSLGNSPERGPLRPFVPEQELLRSLRLCPPHPTARLLLATDPGGSPAQRRRTRGTPPGLVAQSCCYSRHGGPNSSSPNTGKQELKYAEQETEIRSASEEQVLSQDGSGEEPTHTVPQQAQAPPSQSWTVGGDMFNARFIRNLQERRSTRPW; encoded by the exons ATGGAGTTCCCGTTCGATGTGGACGCGCTGCTCCCGGAGCGGATCACGGTGCTGGACCAGCACCTGCGGCCTCCGGCCCGCCGACCCGGAACCACAACGCCGGCCCG TGTTGATCTGCAGCAGCAAATTATGACCATTGTAGATGAATTGGGCAAGGCATCTGCCAAG GCCCAGAATCTTCCTGCTCCTATTACTAGTGCATCAAGGATGCAGAGTAATCGCCATGTTATTTATGTGCTCAAAGACACATCAGCCCGACC GGCTGGGAAAGGAGCCATTATTGGTTTTCTCAAAGTTGGATATAAGAAGCTCTTTGTACTG GATGATCGAGAGGCTCACAATGAGGTAGAACCACTCTGCATCCTGGACTTCTACATTCACGAGTCAGTGCAACGTCATGGCCATGGACGAGAACTCTTCCAGCATATGTTGCAG AAGGAGCGAGTTGAACCACACCAACTGGCCATTGACCGACCTTCACAGAAGCTGTTGAAGTTCCTGAATAAGCACTACAACCTGGAGACTACTGTACCACAG GTGAACAACTTTGTGATCTTTGAAGGCTTCTTTGCCCATCAGCATC CTCCAGCAAGGAAGCTGCCACCCAAGAGAGCAGAGGGAGATATTAAGCCATATTCCTCTAGTGACCGAGAAT TTCTGAAGGTAGCTGTGGAGCCTCCTTGGCCTCTAAACAGGGCCCCTCGACGCGCCACACCTCCAGCTCACCCACCACCCCGCTCCAGCAGCTTAGGAAACTCGCCAGAACGGGGCCCTCTCCGCCCCTTTGTGCCAGAGCAGGAACTACTACGTTCCCTGCGCCTCTGCCCACCCCATCCTACTGCTCGTCTTCTGCTGGCCACCGACCCTGGGGGCAGCCCAGCACAGCGTCGCCGCACCAG GGGGACTCCCCCAGGGCTGGTAGCCCAAAGCTGCTGCTACAGCCGCCATGGGGGGCCTAATTCCTCATCCCCCAATACAG GCAAACAAGAATTGAAGTATGCAGAACAGGAAACAGAGATTAG GTCTGCCAGTGAGGAGCAGGTCTTGTCACAAGATGGGTCTGGGGAGGAACCCACACACACAGTTCCTCAACAGGCCCAAGCTCCACCATCCCAGTCCTGGACAGTGGGTGGGGACATGTTCAACGCCAGGTTCATTCGAAACCTGCAGGAACGTCGCAGCACCAGGCCTTGGTGA
- the Atat1 gene encoding alpha-tubulin N-acetyltransferase 1 isoform X6: MQSNRHVIYVLKDTSARPAGKGAIIGFLKVGYKKLFVLDDREAHNEVEPLCILDFYIHESVQRHGHGRELFQHMLQKERVEPHQLAIDRPSQKLLKFLNKHYNLETTVPQVNNFVIFEGFFAHQHRPPAPSLRATRHSRAAAADPTPAAPARKLPPKRAEGDIKPYSSSDREFLKVAVEPPWPLNRAPRRATPPAHPPPRSSSLGNSPERGPLRPFVPEQELLRSLRLCPPHPTARLLLATDPGGSPAQRRRTRGTPPGLVAQSCCYSRHGGPNSSSPNTGLPVRSRSCHKMGLGRNPHTQFLNRPKLHHPSPGQWVGTCSTPGSFETCRNVAAPGLGDHSPFSHFQSQYYFFLITGDSQSSALLMDVFIHSFIQQAFLSAPDHLYLIFNQSNKSIYFYK, translated from the exons ATGCAGAGTAATCGCCATGTTATTTATGTGCTCAAAGACACATCAGCCCGACC GGCTGGGAAAGGAGCCATTATTGGTTTTCTCAAAGTTGGATATAAGAAGCTCTTTGTACTG GATGATCGAGAGGCTCACAATGAGGTAGAACCACTCTGCATCCTGGACTTCTACATTCACGAGTCAGTGCAACGTCATGGCCATGGACGAGAACTCTTCCAGCATATGTTGCAG AAGGAGCGAGTTGAACCACACCAACTGGCCATTGACCGACCTTCACAGAAGCTGTTGAAGTTCCTGAATAAGCACTACAACCTGGAGACTACTGTACCACAG GTGAACAACTTTGTGATCTTTGAAGGCTTCTTTGCCCATCAGCATC GGCCCCCTGCTCCCTCTCTGAGGGCAACTCGACATTCTCGTGCTGCTGCAGCTGATCCCACGCCTGCTG CTCCAGCAAGGAAGCTGCCACCCAAGAGAGCAGAGGGAGATATTAAGCCATATTCCTCTAGTGACCGAGAAT TTCTGAAGGTAGCTGTGGAGCCTCCTTGGCCTCTAAACAGGGCCCCTCGACGCGCCACACCTCCAGCTCACCCACCACCCCGCTCCAGCAGCTTAGGAAACTCGCCAGAACGGGGCCCTCTCCGCCCCTTTGTGCCAGAGCAGGAACTACTACGTTCCCTGCGCCTCTGCCCACCCCATCCTACTGCTCGTCTTCTGCTGGCCACCGACCCTGGGGGCAGCCCAGCACAGCGTCGCCGCACCAG GGGGACTCCCCCAGGGCTGGTAGCCCAAAGCTGCTGCTACAGCCGCCATGGGGGGCCTAATTCCTCATCCCCCAATACAG GTCTGCCAGTGAGGAGCAGGTCTTGTCACAAGATGGGTCTGGGGAGGAACCCACACACACAGTTCCTCAACAGGCCCAAGCTCCACCATCCCAGTCCTGGACAGTGGGTGGGGACATGTTCAACGCCAGGTTCATTCGAAACCTGCAGGAACGTCGCAGCACCAGGCCTTGGTGACCACAGCCCTTTTTCACACTTTCAAAGTCAgtattatttcttcctcattACAGGAGACAGCCAGAGCTCAGCCCTCTTAATGgatgttttcattcattcattcattcaacaggcTTTCCTATCAGCTCCAGATCATTTGTATCTTATTTTTAACCAAAgtaataaaagtatttatttttataaataa